From a region of the Campylobacter showae genome:
- the plsY gene encoding glycerol-3-phosphate 1-O-acyltransferase PlsY: protein MNENLIAYAAAYLLGGIPSGVILAYIFGGVNIRSEGSGSIGATNVLRVLKQKDPKLAKKIAILTVVCDVLKGVLPILIAKFLGLAPATLWAMAVLSVLGHCYSPFLKFEGGKGIATGAGVLAVFLPLEIAIALGVWFVVGKLLKISSLASLAALVAFIVATFALQPQIPDIDSYAPIFLIAFLVVYKHLPNIKRLITGQEKRVI from the coding sequence ATGAACGAAAATTTGATAGCTTACGCCGCGGCGTATCTGCTAGGCGGTATCCCCTCGGGCGTGATTTTGGCGTATATCTTCGGCGGAGTAAACATCAGAAGCGAAGGTAGCGGCAGTATCGGCGCAACGAACGTTTTGCGCGTGCTAAAGCAAAAAGATCCCAAACTCGCTAAAAAAATCGCGATTTTGACCGTCGTTTGCGACGTTTTAAAGGGTGTTTTGCCGATACTGATCGCGAAATTTTTAGGCCTTGCGCCGGCGACGCTTTGGGCGATGGCGGTACTTTCCGTGCTCGGACACTGCTACTCGCCGTTTTTAAAATTTGAAGGCGGTAAGGGCATAGCCACGGGAGCTGGCGTTTTGGCGGTTTTTTTGCCGCTTGAAATCGCTATCGCGCTTGGAGTTTGGTTTGTCGTGGGCAAGCTGCTTAAGATCTCCTCGCTAGCCTCGCTAGCCGCGCTTGTGGCGTTTATCGTAGCGACTTTTGCGCTTCAGCCGCAGATTCCCGACATCGACTCCTATGCGCCGATATTTTTGATCGCGTTTTTGGTCGTTTACAAGCACCTGCCAAACATAAAACGCCTGATAACAGGGCAAGAAAAGCGCGTAATTTGA
- the hsrA gene encoding homeostatic response regulator transcription factor HsrA produces MRILIVEDEVTLNKTIAEGLQEFGYQTDSSENFKDAEYYIGIRNYDLVLTDWMLPDGDGVDLINIIKHKSPRTAVVVLSAKDDKDSEVKAFRAGADDYIKKPFDFDVLVARIEARLRFGGTNVIKIDDLIIDPDEEKITYLGQDIELKGKPFEVLTHLARHSDQIVSKEQLLDAIWEEPELVTPNVIEVAINQIRQKMDKPLNISTIETVRRRGYRFCFPKKA; encoded by the coding sequence ATGAGAATTTTAATAGTTGAAGATGAGGTAACTCTAAACAAAACCATCGCCGAGGGCTTGCAAGAGTTCGGCTATCAGACCGACAGCTCGGAGAATTTCAAGGATGCCGAATACTACATCGGTATTAGAAATTACGATTTGGTTTTGACTGACTGGATGCTCCCGGACGGCGACGGCGTGGATCTAATCAACATCATCAAACACAAATCCCCGCGCACTGCAGTAGTCGTACTGTCTGCGAAAGACGATAAAGATAGCGAAGTTAAGGCATTTAGAGCTGGTGCGGACGACTATATCAAAAAGCCGTTTGATTTTGACGTTTTGGTAGCTAGAATCGAAGCAAGACTGCGCTTTGGCGGCACCAACGTTATCAAGATAGACGACCTTATCATCGATCCGGACGAGGAGAAAATCACCTACCTAGGCCAAGATATCGAGCTAAAAGGAAAGCCGTTTGAGGTGCTAACTCACCTTGCTCGCCACAGCGATCAAATCGTCAGCAAAGAGCAACTACTAGACGCGATCTGGGAGGAGCCTGAGCTCGTAACTCCAAACGTAATCGAAGTAGCAATCAATCAAATCCGCCAAAAAATGGATAAACCGTTAAATATCTCGACTATCGAGACGGTCAGAAGACGCGGGTATAGGTTTTGCTTTCCCAAAAAAGCCTAA
- a CDS encoding dihydroneopterin aldolase — protein MTTIIKDYEFSTIIGLLDFERVTPQKVRVSAEFESGEFIDYVKVINLIEEIYAREKFGTVESSLEICAKKLKEKFSSLSFLKMEILKIEIVKNAMVGARAEFKY, from the coding sequence TTGACGACGATTATCAAAGATTACGAGTTTAGTACCATCATCGGTCTGCTTGATTTTGAGCGCGTGACGCCGCAGAAGGTAAGAGTGAGCGCGGAGTTTGAAAGCGGCGAGTTTATAGACTACGTGAAAGTGATAAATTTGATCGAGGAAATTTACGCGCGGGAAAAATTTGGCACCGTGGAGAGCTCGCTTGAAATTTGCGCGAAAAAGTTGAAGGAAAAATTTAGCTCGCTCAGCTTTTTGAAAATGGAAATTTTAAAAATCGAGATCGTCAAAAATGCGATGGTTGGCGCAAGAGCCGAGTTTAAATATTAA